Proteins from a single region of Scatophagus argus isolate fScaArg1 chromosome 23, fScaArg1.pri, whole genome shotgun sequence:
- the LOC124054750 gene encoding uncharacterized protein LOC124054750 yields MVWVLLVVLTASVCGMFAEKMFPTVYRLEDDNITVTLDSHDQTDLSLANIICILQSKPLKVLYRMIGGAEVPESQHQQFAGRVLCDGDALRRGRVQLHVSRVTAEDSGDYRCDLAADYDRKERRWRLKTTEMFALNVSHRGANSNVSLSTPKLPEGEPGWSKTELIVYLMLAVGVVVLVSALVGHKVYLRRRSAQASRAQDQVVQSLSEPLKQINNKSGTHPHVIQVPNGSGLQNLTLEPP; encoded by the exons ATGGTCTGGGTTCTGCTGGTCGTCCTCACAGCCTCAGTCTGTG GGATGTTTGCTGAGAAAATGTTTCCTACTGTCTATCGGCTGGAGGACGACAACATCACCGTCACATTGGACAGTCATGACCAAACCGACTTGTCTCTCGCCAACATCATTTGTATCCTGCAATCGAAGCCTCTGAAGGTTTTGTATCGAATGATTGGTGGTGCTGAGGTCCCAGAGTCTCAGCATCAGCAGTTTGCAGGACGGGTGCTCTGTGACGGAGACGCCCTGAGACGAGGACGAGTCCAACTTCACGTGTCCAGAGTCACAGCTGAAGACTCAGGTGATTACAGGTGTGATCTGGCTGCTGATTAcgacaggaaggagaggagatggaggctgAAGACCACCG AGATGTTTGCCTTGAACGTGTCCCATCGTGGAGCCAACAGCAACGTGTCCCTCAGCACGCCAAAGTTACCTGAAG GTGAACCAGGATGGTCAAAGACGGAGCTCATAGTGTACCTGATGTTGGCTGTTGGTGTTGTGGTTTTGGTTTCTGCCCTTGTTGGTCATAAAGTTTATCTGAGAAGGCGCTCAGCTCAAGCTTCTCGAG CTCAAGACCAGGTTGTGCAGTCCCTCAGTGAGCCCCTGAAACAGATCAACAACAAGTCAGgcacacatccacatgtgatCCAGGTTCCAAACGGCTCAGGACTTCAGAACCTGACCCTCGAGCCCCCATGA